A window of Rhizobium tumorigenes genomic DNA:
CGGATGAGGCCGATCTGGATCGGCTCTACGCGGCGGTGAAAGCCGAGCGCGGAAGCCTCGACGTCGTCTTCGCCAATGCCGGGGCCGGAAGCCCGCTTCCTCTCGGCCAGATCACCGCCAAGCACATCGACGACACTTTCGACACCAACGTGAAGGGCACGATCTTCACGGTTCAGAAGGCGCTACCACTGATGGGCCCGGGCGGTTCGATCATCCTGACGGGATCGAGCGCCGGAACCACCGGCGCTCCCGCATTCACGGCCTACAGCGCCAGCAAGGCAGCCGTGCGCAATCTCGCACGGACCTGGGCGGAGGATCTGAAGGGTACCGGTATCCGGGTCAATGTGCTGTCGCCCGGGGCGACGGCCACCGAACTGGCAAAGGAAGCGCTCGGAGAGGAGGGCCAGAGGGCCTACGGCGCGATGACCCCGCTGCAGCGCATGGCCGACCCGGCGGAGATCGCAGCCGTGGCCGCCTTCCTCGCGTCAGACGACAGCAGCTTCATGACCGCAAGCGAAATCGCCGTCGACGGTGGGCTCGCCCAACTATGACCCCGGCGCGGTTCCGTGCCTTACTCACACACAACGAAGGACAAAGATTATGAAAGCACTCGAAGGTAAAATCGCAGTCATCACGGGCGGAAGCAGCGGGATCGGCTTGGCCACAGCCAAGCGTTTCGTGGAAGAAGGTGCGCAGGTCGTGATCATTGGGCGACGCGAGAAAGCCTTGCAAGAGGCCGCGGCCCTTATCGGGAAAAACGTGACATCAGTCGTGGGCGACGTCTCGCGCCTGGAGGATCTGGACCGGCTCTACGCCACCGTGAAGGAGAAACATGGTCACATCGACATCCTCTTCGCAAACGCGGGCGCTGGGACAGTTGCGCCGCTCGCGGCAGCGACCGAGGCCCATTACGACCAGACCTTCGATGTCAACACGAAGGGGATGTTCTTTACGGTGCAGAAGGCTCTTCCCCTCTTCAAGGACGGCGGTTCGATCATTCTGAACTCGTCGGTTTCGAACGTAAAGGGGTTGCCGGCCTTCAGCGCCTACGCAGCAAGCAAGGCGGCTGTCCGCAGCTTCGCGCGGTCCTGGACCATGGAGTTGCTGGATCGAAAGATCCGCGTCAATACGATGAGCCCCGGCGCGATCGAGACTCCCGCCTTGGCGACAACGACCGGCCTCACCGCCGAGCAAGCCGAAGCGGCGGTCGCCCAGTTTACATCCCAGATCCCGATGGGTCGCAGGGGCAAGCCAGAGGAAATCGCGGCTGCGCTCACCTTCCTCGCCTCCGACGAAAGCTCCTACATCACCGGTATCGATCTCGCCGTCGATGGTGGTTGGGCGCAGGTCTGACCCGGCGTCAACACAGGATCGGAGAAGCATTATGAGCTACGCAATCATCGGCTTCGGCAATATCGGCCGAGCTCTGGCCAAGGCCTTCGCACGCAACGGCATCGAAGTGACCGTTGCAACGAGGCGCGACCCGGAAAGCTTTGCAGCCGACGCGGCCGCGATCGGGCCGAAGGTCATTGCCAAAACACTGACGGACGCCGTCAAGGCGGACGTCATCTTCCTGGCTGTGCGTTTCGAAGCGCACTCGGACGTCGCAAAGGCGCTTCCCACCTCGCAGGGGAAGACGATCATCGATGTGACCAATGCCTACGGTGTGCCCCCCGAGGAACTCGGGGGACAACCGTCTTCGAAGTTCGTCGCGCAAGCCTTCCGTGGTGCAAGTCTGGTCAAGGGTTTCAACCACCTGGGCGCTGCCATTCTTGCCCAAGATCCAGCCGCACAGGGCGGCAGACGAGCCGTGTTCCTGGCGAGCGACGATGACGCTGCCGCAGACGAAATCGGTAAGCTTGCGGAACATCTCGGTTTCGCACCAATCAAACTCGGCGGGCTATCGGAAGGCGGGCTGCTGGTCCAGGCGCGCGGCGATAGCTGGGGCCATCTGATCTTCAAGGACCTGATGAAATTCGACGCATAAAGCGACGTCCCATGGACAGGGCCACGAGGTGCGGACCGGATCGAGCATGATCTGGTCCAGCAAAATGGAGACAGTCCTATGAGCATTCAAAAAAACATCCAGACCGTGAAGGACTTCTTCGCCGCGATTGGCCGCGGCGACCGGGAGGCTCTGCTGGCGCTGGTCGCGGAAGATATCGAGTGGATCATTCCGGGCAAGGACTGGCCGCTGGCCGGCACCTACCGGGGGCATGCGAGACTGGCAGATCTGCTGGAGACGGCCTCCAGGTCGATGGAAACCTCCACGGAACCCCGGGAGTTTGTCGCACAAGGAGACCGCGTTCTCGTGGTCGGTTTTGCCAGCGGGAAGGTCAAAGCCACGAACAAGCCGTTCGAGGACGACTGGATCTTCGCCATCACGATCCGGGACGGCAGACTGACCAGCATCCGGGAATATGTCGACACGCAAGCACTGGCCCAGGCCTCGCAGATGCGGCGCTCTATCGCGCGGCGAACACCTTCCGACAGTTCCGGATGACGCCGCAGCATCTCGCTGTAAACGGCGACCGCACGGATGCCAGGAGCGGCCTTGAGGCGACGCCGGTCGCGTGACGCCTTGCTCTGCGACGGAAGGTGCGCATCCTTCTCGATGCGGTAGGCCGGGGCGACCTAAATGGGGTTGTTTTGTCGGTACTTCATTAAAAGCCTCGTCTGATGATCGGTTACATGGCGTCCCGTAACAAAAATGATTCTCCATTCTTCGAAAATCACCCACGCTACCGGGCTAACCGCAATCATGAGAGGCAAAAAATTGCGCAGCGGCGGGATGTAACTCCAGTCGGACTACGCCCTCCCTTCGTCACATCCCTGCCGCCGAGTCTCATCCTGAATGTCGCCGCGCAGATGAGGGGTGAACATATTGTTAGACTGTAGGTCGGTGCGCCTATGGCCGCATTAAGCGAATTTCGCGGAGCGTTAGGATCCCGTCCTAATTCTGCAACGAATGCTTTGTTCAATTGCGCCTGCGCGAATGGTTTCGACAACCGTGAGGATATGGGCGCCCACTTCCGGCGGTTGTCCTACGCGGCTTTGATTCAATCGTGACGCAACATTCACTCCGATTTCTTCTGCTGCTTAGCCCCGCTATAAAAGCCTGTAAACGCTGGGCCTGGCGCGCCCGGTCATCGGCATGGCCATCACACTTGCAAAGCCGGTACATAGCTTTCCGATCTCGTGGGCACCTCCGCTCAACCAAGCGCAATCGCACCAAGCGGCACAAATCCGGCTTGGCGCTATAGGATAGGGTCGAGGTCGCAACATGGCCGTGAAACAGGAAAGCCTGAAGCAATCATGGGCACGTAAAACTTCACTGACCCCGCCGCGCAATACCAAGGAGCCGCGCTGTGCCTGACTTATTTCCCTTAAAAGCGCGATTGCTTTCCAATCTCTCCAACGAGGTGCGACTGCGACTGCTCTATATCATTTTGGACAAAGAGGTGTCTGTCGGAGAGATTGCACAGAGCTTGGGAATAAGGCAATCCGCGTTATCGCAACATTTGGCGAGGCTGCGAGGCGATAGGCTTGTCAGCACCCGTAAAGTTGCACACGGTGTACTACCGATGTGACAACCTCGGCGTGCGGCGCTTGCTAGAAACAGTAAATGAAATTTATGAAACGAGGACCGTTGCAGAGGCTGCATGAAGAACCGCGCGTATGGGACGCCTTACGCAATTGTTGAGCTAGA
This region includes:
- a CDS encoding NADPH-dependent F420 reductase gives rise to the protein MSYAIIGFGNIGRALAKAFARNGIEVTVATRRDPESFAADAAAIGPKVIAKTLTDAVKADVIFLAVRFEAHSDVAKALPTSQGKTIIDVTNAYGVPPEELGGQPSSKFVAQAFRGASLVKGFNHLGAAILAQDPAAQGGRRAVFLASDDDAAADEIGKLAEHLGFAPIKLGGLSEGGLLVQARGDSWGHLIFKDLMKFDA
- a CDS encoding ArsR family transcriptional regulator, producing the protein MRLRLLYIILDKEVSVGEIAQSLGIRQSALSQHLARLRGDRLVSTRKVAHGVLPM
- a CDS encoding SDR family NAD(P)-dependent oxidoreductase gives rise to the protein MTRLNGKTAVITGGATGIGLAAARRFIEEGAIVFIYGRRQQALDAAVAALGPNARAVKGSVSDEADLDRLYAAVKAERGSLDVVFANAGAGSPLPLGQITAKHIDDTFDTNVKGTIFTVQKALPLMGPGGSIILTGSSAGTTGAPAFTAYSASKAAVRNLARTWAEDLKGTGIRVNVLSPGATATELAKEALGEEGQRAYGAMTPLQRMADPAEIAAVAAFLASDDSSFMTASEIAVDGGLAQL
- a CDS encoding SDR family NAD(P)-dependent oxidoreductase is translated as MKALEGKIAVITGGSSGIGLATAKRFVEEGAQVVIIGRREKALQEAAALIGKNVTSVVGDVSRLEDLDRLYATVKEKHGHIDILFANAGAGTVAPLAAATEAHYDQTFDVNTKGMFFTVQKALPLFKDGGSIILNSSVSNVKGLPAFSAYAASKAAVRSFARSWTMELLDRKIRVNTMSPGAIETPALATTTGLTAEQAEAAVAQFTSQIPMGRRGKPEEIAAALTFLASDESSYITGIDLAVDGGWAQV
- a CDS encoding nuclear transport factor 2 family protein, which codes for MSIQKNIQTVKDFFAAIGRGDREALLALVAEDIEWIIPGKDWPLAGTYRGHARLADLLETASRSMETSTEPREFVAQGDRVLVVGFASGKVKATNKPFEDDWIFAITIRDGRLTSIREYVDTQALAQASQMRRSIARRTPSDSSG